From one Paeniglutamicibacter psychrophenolicus genomic stretch:
- a CDS encoding pentapeptide repeat-containing protein: MKAPRLPAFKEPATTGSGDLTGLDLDGRAESLLFESDDADGVDLEDAVFTECIFRAVSLQGAPMARVTFGDCRIEEVNAPVLEAPDSGWWNTAVIGGRIGSAELYGATFRSVKFERAKLGYLNLRRAKIKDVEFRDVHIDELDAGGANLERVTFIDCTIDTLVLNGAKLKDVDLRGARLRSLSGISALKGATVSFEQLMDLAPILANELGLRVQ, translated from the coding sequence GTGAAAGCCCCCCGTCTGCCCGCCTTCAAGGAACCGGCCACCACCGGCTCGGGGGACCTGACCGGGCTGGATCTGGATGGACGTGCCGAATCCCTGCTCTTCGAATCCGACGACGCCGACGGGGTGGACCTGGAGGACGCGGTCTTCACCGAATGCATCTTCCGCGCAGTCTCCCTGCAGGGCGCCCCCATGGCGCGGGTGACGTTCGGGGACTGCCGCATCGAGGAGGTCAACGCCCCGGTGCTCGAGGCACCGGACTCAGGCTGGTGGAACACCGCGGTCATCGGCGGGCGCATCGGATCGGCGGAACTCTACGGGGCCACCTTCCGCTCGGTGAAGTTCGAGCGCGCCAAGCTCGGCTACCTGAACCTGCGCCGCGCGAAGATCAAGGACGTCGAGTTCCGCGACGTGCACATCGACGAACTCGACGCCGGGGGAGCGAACCTGGAGCGGGTCACCTTCATCGACTGCACCATCGACACCCTGGTGCTCAACGGCGCCAAGCTCAAGGACGTGGATTTGCGCGGCGCGCGGCTGCGATCGCTCTCGGGCATCTCCGCGCTCAAGGGCGCCACCGTCAGCTTCGAGCAGCTCATGGACCTGGCCCCGATCCTCGCGAACGAACTGGGCCTGCGCGTCCAGTAG
- a CDS encoding CPBP family intramembrane glutamic endopeptidase — translation MHQPPVPYPFAPPPKKRQPVFDAGPMRRGDLVVVGIYLALFVFGAAGLLALVPGFIEAFKDQESALFGVNLIMYVVVFTGAIIMGFETLRTSFATFRHHPWTKALMVPGGWLGSLIVSAIVLVSMGNPVKSENQLALEGMTRAVPFITMFVVTAILGPFVEEYIFRHLLIGKLSRRLNVWVCVAISVVLFTALHFIGSGSFDVTSAIPYTTLGIMMSVAYVLTGKSLAYSYVLHVFNNAVALSLSYTLLPLIQQ, via the coding sequence ATGCACCAGCCGCCCGTCCCGTACCCATTCGCCCCGCCGCCGAAAAAGCGGCAACCGGTCTTCGACGCCGGACCCATGCGGCGCGGGGACCTGGTGGTGGTGGGCATCTACCTGGCGCTGTTCGTCTTCGGCGCCGCCGGGCTGCTGGCCCTGGTCCCGGGGTTCATCGAGGCCTTCAAGGACCAGGAATCCGCGCTGTTCGGGGTGAACCTGATCATGTACGTGGTGGTGTTCACCGGCGCGATCATCATGGGCTTCGAGACGCTGCGCACCTCGTTTGCCACCTTCAGGCACCACCCGTGGACCAAGGCGCTGATGGTGCCCGGCGGCTGGCTGGGGTCCCTGATCGTCAGCGCCATCGTGCTGGTGTCCATGGGCAACCCGGTCAAGAGCGAAAACCAGCTGGCCCTGGAGGGCATGACGCGCGCGGTCCCGTTCATCACGATGTTCGTGGTCACCGCGATCCTGGGCCCGTTCGTGGAGGAGTACATCTTCCGCCACCTGCTCATCGGCAAGCTCAGCCGCAGGCTCAACGTGTGGGTCTGCGTGGCGATCTCGGTGGTGCTTTTCACCGCTCTGCACTTCATCGGCTCCGGGTCCTTCGATGTGACCAGCGCGATTCCGTACACGACGCTGGGCATCATGATGTCGGTGGCCTATGTGCTCACCGGCAAGTCGCTGGCGTATTCCTACGTGCTGCACGTGTTCAACAACGCGGTGGCGCTGTCCCTGTCCTACACGCTGCTGCCGCTGATCCAGCAGTAG
- a CDS encoding MFS transporter yields MSNDSGQGGPWHGHIHGSDGYRRMILALFAAGVATFSQLYSVQGVLPELARDLSVSEADAALAVSAATLGLAASVLFWSLLADRMGRLRTMTIAVLAAVVLGLAVPFSPGFEVLLALRFIEGLALGGIPAVALAYLSEEVSPLHSAVAAGTYISGTTLGGLAGRLVAGPLSEFVSWRLGTLVVSIMAAIAASVFIAVAPRPRGFTPVPWRSPNRIPLWKKLWMNLRKGQLLVLYAQGFLLMGGFVAVYNYLGFRLEAAPFLIPASLASLVFIAYLSGTWSSRQSGAMVARFGRLRVLVASIGLMAAGLAVTLADFLPAIIAGLLVFTAGFFAAHSVASGWIPMLGVGGRAQAASLYNLAYYSGSSIFGWAIGLAFKAGEWPGLVVSVVSLLVLAALLALGGLRRSP; encoded by the coding sequence GTGAGCAACGACTCCGGCCAGGGCGGACCCTGGCACGGCCACATCCACGGCAGCGACGGCTACCGCCGCATGATCCTGGCGCTCTTCGCCGCCGGGGTGGCCACCTTCTCCCAGCTGTACTCGGTGCAGGGGGTGCTGCCGGAACTGGCCCGCGACCTGTCGGTGTCCGAGGCCGACGCGGCGTTGGCGGTTTCCGCCGCGACCCTGGGCCTGGCCGCCTCGGTGCTCTTCTGGTCGCTGCTGGCCGACCGCATGGGCCGGCTGCGGACCATGACCATTGCGGTGCTCGCGGCCGTGGTGCTGGGGCTTGCCGTCCCGTTTTCCCCGGGCTTCGAGGTGCTGCTGGCGTTGCGCTTCATCGAGGGCCTGGCCCTGGGCGGGATCCCCGCGGTCGCCCTGGCTTACCTCTCCGAGGAGGTTTCGCCGCTGCATTCGGCCGTAGCCGCCGGCACCTACATCTCCGGGACCACCCTGGGCGGGCTGGCCGGGAGGCTGGTCGCCGGTCCGCTGAGTGAATTCGTTTCCTGGCGCCTGGGCACCCTGGTGGTCTCGATCATGGCGGCGATCGCCGCCTCGGTGTTCATCGCGGTGGCGCCCAGGCCGCGCGGCTTCACCCCGGTGCCCTGGCGCAGCCCGAACCGCATACCCCTGTGGAAAAAGCTGTGGATGAACCTGCGCAAGGGGCAGCTGCTGGTGCTCTACGCGCAGGGGTTCCTGCTCATGGGCGGCTTTGTGGCCGTCTACAACTACCTGGGATTCCGGCTCGAGGCCGCCCCGTTCCTGATCCCCGCCTCGCTGGCCTCGCTGGTGTTCATCGCGTACCTGTCGGGCACGTGGTCCTCGCGGCAGTCCGGGGCGATGGTGGCCCGCTTCGGGCGGCTGCGCGTGCTGGTGGCCTCCATCGGGTTGATGGCCGCCGGGCTGGCGGTGACGCTGGCCGATTTCCTGCCGGCGATCATTGCCGGGCTGCTGGTGTTCACCGCCGGGTTCTTTGCCGCGCACTCGGTGGCCAGCGGGTGGATCCCGATGCTGGGTGTCGGGGGCCGGGCGCAGGCCGCCAGCCTGTACAACCTGGCCTACTACTCAGGGTCCTCGATCTTTGGCTGGGCCATCGGGCTGGCGTTCAAGGCCGGGGAGTGGCCGGGGTTGGTGGTTTCGGTGGTGTCCCTGCTGGTGCTGGCGGCGCTGCTGGCGCTGGGCGGGTTGCGCCGAAGCCCGTAG
- a CDS encoding transcriptional regulator, giving the protein MAELDPVIHADARLRAMSALNTLGLHESIAFPKLRGILGMTAGNLSTHLRKLEDAGYITQQKLIEGRSPATYVGITATGVAAFEAYKAQLIQLL; this is encoded by the coding sequence ATGGCCGAACTCGATCCGGTGATCCACGCCGATGCGAGGCTGCGGGCCATGTCGGCCCTGAACACCCTGGGACTGCATGAATCCATCGCATTCCCGAAGCTGCGCGGGATCCTGGGCATGACCGCCGGGAACCTCTCAACCCACCTGCGCAAGCTCGAGGACGCCGGGTACATCACCCAGCAGAAACTCATCGAGGGCAGGAGCCCGGCGACCTACGTGGGCATCACCGCCACCGGCGTCGCGGCATTCGAGGCCTACAAGGCCCAGCTCATCCAGCTGCTCTAG
- a CDS encoding MATE family efflux transporter: MKETAKNQVTAPESARGLGRTILALAVPALGALIAEPLFLLADMAIIGHLGINELAGAGLGTTVLQTAVGLMVFLAYSTTPAVARAIGAGNMGRAMAAGRDGIWLAVGLGVILALVGFFAAGTLADAMGARGPVREFAVDYIQYSTFGIPAMLLVLAATGVLRGMQDTKTPLYVAGFGFAANIALNFVLVYPLGMSVAGAALGTSIAQWGMAAVYLWMLVPRIRAAGQSLAPHPRGVLGTGQVGSWLMLRTLSLRLALIATVWVATGQGALTLAAHQLVFTIFTFMAFALDALAIAAQALIGKELGAGHAGRANLLTRTMCRWGVYFGLGTGVLLAAIAPFVGALFTTDDSVRRATMVGVWILAAAQPVCGLVFVLDGVLIGAGDARYLAVVGMINLLAYLPMLFLITLFEHTGVSAVAWIWVAFGIGFMMARAATLSWRVRNDKWMRLGA, from the coding sequence GTGAAAGAAACCGCCAAAAACCAGGTCACGGCCCCCGAATCCGCACGCGGGCTGGGGCGCACCATCCTGGCATTGGCGGTTCCCGCGCTCGGCGCACTGATCGCCGAGCCGCTCTTCCTGCTGGCCGACATGGCCATCATCGGGCACCTGGGCATCAACGAGCTGGCCGGCGCCGGGCTGGGGACCACGGTCCTGCAGACCGCCGTGGGACTCATGGTGTTCCTGGCGTACTCCACCACCCCCGCGGTGGCCCGGGCCATCGGGGCCGGGAACATGGGCCGGGCCATGGCCGCCGGACGCGACGGGATCTGGCTGGCCGTCGGGCTGGGCGTCATCCTGGCGCTGGTCGGCTTCTTCGCCGCCGGCACGCTGGCCGACGCCATGGGCGCACGGGGCCCGGTGCGGGAATTCGCCGTCGACTACATCCAATATTCCACCTTCGGCATCCCCGCGATGCTGCTGGTGCTCGCCGCCACCGGGGTGCTGCGCGGCATGCAGGACACCAAGACCCCGCTGTATGTGGCCGGGTTCGGCTTCGCCGCGAACATCGCGCTGAACTTCGTGCTGGTCTACCCGCTGGGCATGTCCGTCGCCGGCGCCGCGCTGGGCACCTCGATCGCCCAGTGGGGCATGGCGGCGGTCTACCTGTGGATGCTGGTGCCGCGGATCCGGGCCGCCGGCCAGTCTCTGGCCCCGCACCCCCGCGGGGTGCTGGGCACCGGACAGGTCGGTTCCTGGCTGATGCTGCGCACGCTCTCGCTGCGCCTGGCGCTGATCGCCACCGTCTGGGTCGCCACCGGGCAGGGCGCGCTCACGCTCGCGGCCCACCAGCTGGTCTTCACCATCTTCACCTTCATGGCCTTCGCGCTGGACGCGCTGGCCATCGCCGCCCAGGCGCTCATCGGCAAGGAGCTGGGCGCCGGGCATGCCGGGCGGGCCAACCTGCTGACCCGCACCATGTGCCGCTGGGGAGTGTACTTCGGGCTGGGAACCGGCGTGCTGCTCGCGGCCATTGCGCCCTTCGTCGGCGCGCTGTTCACCACGGACGATTCGGTGCGCCGGGCCACCATGGTCGGGGTGTGGATCCTGGCCGCCGCGCAGCCGGTGTGCGGGTTGGTGTTCGTGCTCGACGGGGTGCTCATCGGCGCCGGGGACGCCCGCTACCTGGCGGTGGTGGGCATGATCAACCTGCTGGCGTACCTGCCGATGCTCTTCCTCATCACGCTCTTCGAGCACACCGGGGTCTCCGCCGTCGCCTGGATCTGGGTGGCCTTCGGGATCGGGTTCATGATGGCCCGTGCCGCGACCCTGTCCTGGCGGGTGCGCAACGACAAATGGATGCGCCTTGGCGCCTGA
- a CDS encoding alpha-hydroxy acid oxidase, with amino-acid sequence MKRRLPQVSELRSLMKFEPITLDRRAARLARAADVWDLRAIAKRRTPTPAFDYVDGAAQRELTHRRAREVFDSIELVPRILHGTASADLSTTIAGAPSALPFGIAPTGFTRFMHAEGETGAVRAAARAGIPFSLSTMGTRSLEEVAAAAPASRRWFQLYLWKDRQKSRALLERAAAAGYDTLLVTVDTPVAGQRLRDARNGMVIPPRLNLKTVLDASYRPEWWFNFLTTDSLKFASLSNSATDLPTLINSMFDPTLSFADLEWIRSIWEGKLFVKGVLTAQDARKSIAAGADGLVVSNHGGRQLDRAPVSFEALAEVRAEVGAGTEIILDSGIMSGADIVASLCAGADFVLIGRAYLYGLMAGGEAGVERVIELLAREIEVSMQLMGAATIADLGPELIRRRPGRE; translated from the coding sequence ATGAAGCGTCGCCTGCCGCAGGTTTCCGAACTCCGCTCGCTGATGAAATTCGAGCCGATCACCCTGGACCGGCGGGCGGCCCGCCTGGCCAGGGCCGCCGACGTGTGGGACCTGCGCGCCATCGCCAAGCGGCGCACCCCCACCCCGGCCTTCGACTACGTCGATGGCGCCGCCCAGCGCGAACTGACCCACCGCCGCGCCCGCGAGGTCTTCGACTCCATCGAGCTGGTCCCGCGGATCCTGCATGGGACCGCGAGTGCGGATTTGTCCACCACCATTGCCGGGGCACCGTCCGCGCTGCCCTTCGGCATCGCCCCCACCGGATTCACGCGCTTCATGCACGCCGAGGGCGAGACCGGGGCGGTGCGCGCCGCGGCCCGCGCGGGCATCCCGTTCTCCCTGTCCACCATGGGCACCCGCTCGCTGGAGGAGGTCGCGGCGGCCGCCCCGGCATCCCGCCGCTGGTTCCAGCTCTACCTGTGGAAAGACCGCCAGAAGTCCCGGGCGCTGCTGGAGCGCGCCGCCGCGGCGGGCTACGACACGCTGCTGGTCACCGTCGACACCCCGGTGGCCGGACAGCGGCTGCGCGATGCCCGCAACGGCATGGTCATCCCGCCGCGGCTGAACCTCAAGACGGTGCTGGATGCCTCCTACCGTCCCGAATGGTGGTTCAATTTCCTGACCACAGACTCGCTGAAGTTCGCCTCGCTGTCCAACAGCGCCACCGACCTGCCCACGCTGATCAACTCGATGTTCGACCCGACGCTGTCCTTCGCGGACCTGGAATGGATCCGTTCCATCTGGGAGGGGAAGCTCTTCGTCAAGGGCGTGCTCACCGCGCAGGACGCCCGCAAGTCCATCGCCGCCGGGGCCGACGGGCTGGTCGTCTCCAACCACGGCGGGCGCCAGCTGGACCGCGCCCCGGTCTCCTTCGAGGCGCTGGCCGAGGTCCGCGCCGAGGTGGGTGCGGGAACCGAGATCATCCTGGACTCGGGCATCATGTCCGGCGCCGACATCGTCGCCTCGCTCTGCGCCGGGGCCGACTTCGTGCTCATCGGCCGGGCCTACCTTTACGGGCTGATGGCCGGCGGGGAAGCGGGCGTGGAGCGGGTCATCGAGCTGCTGGCCAGGGAAATCGAGGTCAGCATGCAGCTCATGGGAGCCGCGACCATCGCGGACCTGGGTCCGGAGCTGATCCGCCGGCGGCCCGGGCGCGAATAA
- a CDS encoding DUF308 domain-containing protein — MPAVKIPATIAAEVAVPVMGRAATAAGFALLSIFWPAATNQVLAYALAAFMVLSSKFLWDYASAPSAPKSVRGPYAVAAVAMIIAGLVMAFRPETLVIAIAAAAAWIIAGVLEIVVFIRHRADFAPFKDQLVTGFVSLGAGAALLMGLDLDAHGLLGLAGGGAIILAVFELISAFGLRHAAKEPETGLWS; from the coding sequence GTGCCTGCAGTAAAAATCCCCGCAACCATTGCCGCCGAAGTAGCCGTCCCAGTCATGGGGCGCGCCGCCACGGCCGCCGGTTTCGCGCTCCTGTCCATCTTCTGGCCCGCCGCCACCAACCAGGTGCTGGCCTATGCGCTGGCCGCCTTCATGGTTCTCAGCTCGAAGTTCCTCTGGGACTACGCCAGTGCCCCGAGCGCCCCGAAGTCGGTGCGCGGTCCCTACGCGGTGGCCGCGGTGGCCATGATCATCGCGGGCCTGGTGATGGCCTTCCGGCCCGAGACGCTGGTGATCGCAATCGCCGCGGCCGCGGCCTGGATCATCGCCGGCGTGCTGGAAATCGTCGTCTTCATCCGCCACCGCGCCGACTTTGCCCCGTTCAAGGACCAGCTGGTCACCGGCTTCGTGTCGCTGGGCGCCGGTGCCGCGCTGCTGATGGGACTGGACCTGGACGCGCACGGATTGCTCGGCCTGGCCGGCGGCGGGGCCATCATCCTGGCGGTGTTCGAGCTGATATCGGCCTTCGGCCTGCGCCATGCGGCCAAGGAACCCGAGACCGGGCTTTGGAGCTAG
- a CDS encoding CGNR zinc finger domain-containing protein: MIFAPDTEVALGTIVALINSATPSTDHLLTGADLDHFLDQQGFTGSRTRNEAELRSVRQLRSQLHGIWLADEERSVDAVNNILRNARALPQLVKHDGWDYHIHATTPEAPLSERMAVEAAMALVDVLRSGELSRLRVCAATDCEAVLLDLSRNRSKRYCDTGNCANREHVRAYRQRKSEQKPGL, from the coding sequence ATGATCTTTGCCCCTGACACAGAAGTTGCCCTGGGCACCATCGTGGCGCTCATCAACTCGGCAACCCCGTCCACCGATCACCTGCTCACCGGTGCGGACCTCGACCACTTCCTGGACCAGCAGGGGTTCACCGGATCACGCACCCGCAACGAGGCCGAGCTGCGTTCGGTGCGCCAGCTGCGCAGCCAGCTGCACGGCATCTGGCTGGCCGACGAGGAACGGTCGGTGGACGCGGTCAACAACATCCTGCGCAACGCCCGGGCACTGCCGCAGCTGGTCAAGCACGACGGCTGGGACTACCACATCCACGCCACCACCCCGGAGGCGCCGCTGAGCGAACGCATGGCGGTCGAGGCCGCCATGGCACTGGTCGACGTGCTGCGTTCAGGGGAATTGTCCCGGCTGCGGGTCTGCGCGGCCACGGACTGCGAGGCGGTGCTGCTGGATCTGTCCCGGAACCGATCCAAGCGCTACTGCGACACCGGCAACTGCGCCAACCGCGAGCACGTTCGCGCATACCGCCAACGAAAATCCGAGCAAAAACCCGGGCTGTGA
- a CDS encoding DMT family transporter, giving the protein MPREEIHTQVAPPAPLPVSAPLRKPRMGGIGIALFSSAVFGVSGSFAKALLEAGWSPAAAVTLRMAGAALVLLLPTLLVMRGKWPLVASNWKSILLFGLFGVGACQFFYFLAVERLDVGVALLLEYLAPVLIVLFLWVKFRKRPKVMTIGGTLLSLAGLVLVLDLTGDTRVDPIGVLWGLGAAVGLTVYFFVSARADGALPPIVLATGGLLVGAVTMGLLALVGLLEMKMTFVPVRLAQWETQWWVALGGLILISTVISYVTGIMAARALGSKLASFISLTEVLFAVLWAWLLLGELPAGIQLLGGVLIVGGVLLVRADELRSP; this is encoded by the coding sequence GTGCCAAGAGAAGAAATCCATACACAGGTGGCACCTCCGGCACCGCTCCCGGTCTCCGCGCCGCTGCGCAAGCCACGCATGGGCGGCATCGGCATCGCCCTGTTTTCCTCGGCGGTGTTCGGGGTTTCGGGTTCGTTCGCCAAGGCGTTGCTCGAAGCCGGATGGAGCCCCGCCGCGGCGGTCACCCTGCGCATGGCCGGAGCCGCGCTGGTGCTGCTGCTTCCGACGCTCTTGGTCATGCGCGGCAAGTGGCCGCTGGTGGCGAGCAACTGGAAGTCCATCCTGCTCTTTGGGCTCTTCGGCGTCGGCGCCTGCCAGTTCTTCTACTTCCTGGCCGTCGAACGGCTTGACGTCGGGGTGGCGCTGCTGCTGGAATACCTGGCGCCGGTGCTGATCGTGCTCTTCCTCTGGGTGAAGTTCCGCAAGCGGCCCAAGGTCATGACGATCGGGGGCACGCTGCTCTCGCTGGCCGGGCTCGTATTGGTCCTGGACCTCACCGGGGACACCCGTGTCGATCCGATCGGCGTGCTCTGGGGATTGGGCGCGGCAGTGGGGCTGACCGTGTACTTCTTCGTCAGCGCCCGGGCCGACGGCGCGCTGCCGCCGATCGTGCTGGCCACCGGCGGGTTGCTGGTCGGAGCGGTGACCATGGGGCTGTTGGCGCTCGTCGGCCTGCTGGAAATGAAGATGACCTTCGTGCCGGTGCGGTTGGCGCAATGGGAGACGCAGTGGTGGGTGGCCCTGGGCGGGCTGATCCTCATTTCCACCGTCATTTCCTACGTCACCGGGATCATGGCGGCCCGTGCACTGGGCTCGAAGCTGGCGTCCTTCATCTCCCTGACCGAGGTGCTCTTCGCGGTGCTCTGGGCGTGGCTGCTGCTGGGCGAACTGCCCGCCGGGATCCAGCTGCTCGGCGGCGTGTTGATTGTCGGGGGAGTGCTGCTGGTGCGTGCCGACGAACTGCGCAGCCCGTAG
- a CDS encoding heavy metal translocating P-type ATPase codes for MSNDITFPANQRIVELDIQGMTCASCVGRVERKLGKIDGVEALVNLPLESARITVPENVSDEQLIATVQSAGYQASLKVDQYSTTAAPAIPGNGESGEATSPAAGEPSKQLGTNHASDTAGDELKKRLVIGAIFTVPLFIISMIPGAQFPHWGWVALVLATPVVFWSAWPFHRAAAINARHFASTMDTLVSIGVLAAYLFSLWQLIADPNITAHIGMSMSEHALYFETAGVVATFLLLGRWLEARAKSRAGDALKALLDLGAKEATVLRNGVETKIAASELVPGDEFVVRPGEKIATDGFVVTGHSAIDTALVTGESVPVEVGPDDTVTGATINTSGALLVRATRVGADTTLAQMGRLVSEAQTGKAPIARLADRISAVFVPIVLVIAVLTFILWLVFTGEVNSAFTAAVAVLVIACPCALGLATPIGLLVGTGRGAQLGILIRGPQVLEDTRKIDTVLLDKTGTITEGNLAVTSLGPAAGFDESELLALVGAAESPSEHPIAHAIAAAARAKAPLRETSGFNSAPGGGVRATVGTRVVVAGRESWLKENGIELTDAHRADLASAQQAGATSIMVGVDGAFAGLVNLTDTIKESSAAAIAKLKALGLRPVLLTGDNAAVAKLVAAQVGIAEEDVFADVFPDGKARAVRELQARGQVVAMVGDGVNDAPALAQADLGIAMGSGTDVAIEAADLTIMGNDLAQVAQSIELSRKTLGTIKMNLFWAFAYNTAGIPIAALGFLNPMIAGAAMAASSVLVVANSLRLRSFGRK; via the coding sequence ATGAGCAACGACATCACGTTCCCGGCCAACCAACGCATCGTCGAACTGGATATCCAGGGCATGACGTGCGCATCCTGTGTGGGTCGAGTCGAGCGAAAACTTGGAAAGATCGACGGCGTCGAGGCCCTCGTGAACCTGCCGCTGGAATCGGCACGCATCACGGTCCCCGAAAACGTCAGCGATGAACAGCTCATCGCAACGGTCCAGTCAGCCGGCTACCAGGCAAGCCTCAAGGTCGACCAGTACTCCACCACGGCAGCCCCCGCGATCCCCGGGAACGGGGAATCCGGCGAAGCCACCTCGCCCGCCGCCGGCGAACCGAGCAAGCAACTGGGCACCAACCACGCGTCGGACACTGCGGGAGACGAGCTGAAGAAGCGCCTGGTGATCGGTGCGATCTTCACGGTGCCGCTGTTCATCATTTCCATGATTCCCGGGGCGCAATTCCCCCACTGGGGCTGGGTTGCGCTCGTCCTGGCAACGCCCGTGGTCTTCTGGTCCGCCTGGCCGTTCCATCGCGCCGCGGCGATCAACGCCCGCCACTTCGCCTCCACGATGGACACCTTGGTGTCCATCGGCGTGCTGGCAGCCTACTTGTTCTCGCTCTGGCAGCTGATAGCCGACCCGAACATCACGGCCCACATCGGCATGTCGATGAGCGAACACGCGCTGTACTTCGAAACGGCCGGCGTCGTGGCCACGTTCCTGCTGCTCGGCCGCTGGCTAGAGGCCCGCGCCAAATCGCGTGCCGGCGACGCGCTGAAGGCCCTGCTGGACCTGGGCGCCAAGGAAGCCACGGTGCTGCGCAACGGCGTGGAAACCAAGATCGCCGCCTCCGAACTGGTTCCCGGCGACGAATTCGTCGTCCGCCCCGGGGAGAAGATCGCCACCGACGGTTTCGTCGTCACCGGGCACTCGGCCATCGATACCGCACTGGTCACCGGCGAATCGGTTCCCGTCGAGGTGGGACCGGACGACACCGTCACAGGTGCCACCATCAACACCTCCGGGGCCCTGCTGGTGCGCGCCACCCGCGTCGGGGCTGACACCACCCTGGCCCAGATGGGCCGGCTGGTATCCGAGGCGCAGACCGGAAAGGCACCCATCGCCCGGCTGGCCGACCGCATCTCCGCCGTCTTCGTGCCGATCGTGCTGGTCATCGCGGTGCTCACCTTCATCCTCTGGCTGGTGTTCACCGGTGAGGTGAACTCCGCATTCACCGCAGCCGTCGCCGTGCTGGTCATTGCCTGCCCGTGCGCCCTGGGGCTGGCCACGCCGATCGGGCTGCTGGTCGGCACCGGTCGCGGGGCCCAGCTGGGCATCCTGATCCGCGGACCGCAGGTCCTGGAAGACACCCGCAAGATCGACACCGTGCTGCTGGACAAGACCGGAACCATCACCGAGGGCAACCTCGCCGTCACCTCGCTGGGCCCGGCCGCTGGATTCGACGAGTCGGAGCTGCTGGCCCTGGTCGGCGCCGCCGAGTCACCCTCCGAGCACCCGATCGCCCACGCGATCGCCGCCGCCGCCCGCGCCAAGGCACCGCTGCGAGAGACCAGCGGATTCAATTCCGCACCCGGCGGCGGCGTGCGCGCCACGGTCGGCACCCGAGTGGTTGTCGCGGGCAGGGAAAGCTGGTTGAAGGAAAACGGCATCGAACTCACCGATGCGCACCGTGCCGACCTGGCCTCGGCGCAACAGGCCGGGGCCACCTCCATCATGGTCGGCGTCGACGGGGCCTTCGCCGGGCTGGTGAACCTGACAGACACCATCAAGGAATCCTCCGCCGCCGCCATCGCCAAGCTCAAGGCATTGGGCCTGCGCCCGGTGCTGCTCACCGGCGACAACGCCGCGGTAGCCAAGCTGGTTGCCGCCCAGGTCGGCATCGCCGAGGAAGACGTCTTCGCCGATGTGTTCCCCGACGGCAAGGCCCGGGCCGTGCGTGAGCTCCAGGCCCGCGGGCAGGTTGTCGCCATGGTCGGCGACGGTGTGAACGACGCCCCGGCGCTTGCCCAAGCCGATCTCGGCATCGCCATGGGATCGGGCACCGACGTCGCCATCGAGGCGGCGGACCTCACCATCATGGGCAACGACCTGGCCCAGGTGGCGCAGTCCATCGAGCTGTCCCGCAAGACCCTGGGCACCATCAAGATGAACCTGTTCTGGGCCTTCGCCTACAACACCGCCGGCATCCCGATCGCCGCACTCGGGTTCCTGAACCCGATGATCGCCGGGGCCGCGATGGCCGCCAGCTCCGTGCTGGTGGTGGCCAACTCGCTGCGCCTGCGCAGCTTCGGCCGCAAGTAG
- a CDS encoding heavy-metal-associated domain-containing protein — MSNESSCGCGGCGCGSNSNEGLTITTKPSEETMSQSTITLKIDGMTCGHCVASVNEELNEVPGVSNVEVILSAGRTSTAVVTTNSPVENSVLEAAVTEAGYTLVSASA; from the coding sequence ATGAGCAACGAATCAAGCTGCGGTTGCGGCGGCTGCGGCTGCGGAAGCAACTCAAACGAAGGCCTCACCATCACCACCAAGCCCTCCGAGGAAACCATGAGCCAGAGCACGATCACCCTGAAAATCGACGGCATGACCTGCGGCCACTGCGTAGCCTCCGTCAACGAGGAACTCAACGAGGTTCCCGGTGTCAGCAACGTCGAGGTCATCCTGTCTGCCGGACGAACATCCACCGCCGTCGTCACCACCAACTCCCCCGTCGAGAACTCGGTTCTCGAAGCCGCAGTGACGGAGGCCGGCTACACGCTCGTCTCCGCAAGCGCCTAG
- a CDS encoding metal-sensitive transcriptional regulator — protein sequence MENIAAPTDAHVDHGYTANKEALLKRLSRIEGQVRGVSRMVGEEKYCIDILTQISAINAALHKVSLGLVEDHVSHCVVNAAARSLETGDQSYVDDKVAEVTTAIGRLLR from the coding sequence ATGGAAAACATTGCAGCCCCCACCGACGCCCACGTTGACCACGGATACACGGCCAACAAGGAGGCCCTGCTCAAGCGGCTCAGCCGCATCGAGGGCCAGGTCCGCGGGGTCAGCCGCATGGTCGGCGAGGAAAAGTACTGCATCGACATCCTCACCCAGATCTCCGCCATCAACGCCGCCCTGCACAAGGTCAGCCTCGGGCTGGTCGAGGACCACGTTTCACATTGCGTGGTCAACGCCGCGGCCCGGTCGCTGGAGACCGGGGACCAGTCCTACGTGGACGACAAGGTCGCAGAGGTCACCACCGCCATCGGCCGCCTGCTGCGCTAG